In the genome of Candidatus Saccharimonadales bacterium, the window CGCAGAGCTTGAGGAACATAATAGCGCCCTGCCGACTAAACCAGTAGTGATACAAACGCTTTGGATGAAGCCTATAGATGAACCGCATAACGGGGTTCTTCGGTAGGCTTGCCAGATACTCTGCTTTGCGTCTCGAACGGACATCTCGGTTCGAGAGATTCGAATAGACCCGCACGCCGTTCGTCTTACGATTACGGGGTCTAAAGTACTGCCAATGACGTGACGCTTTTTGCAGAAAAGGCCAGTGTTTTGGTACCGGTTTCTTCATGCTGATCTATGCTTGCTCCAACATTGCTGGCAATGATTATGCTACACATTATAGCAACCGCTCATGCACGAAGCTATGGCAAATACTACGAAATGTGACTGGTATTTAGCTGATATGCTAGAGAGGTGAAGTTAGATGACCCCATAACTGTTCTTAAAGGTGTCGGCCCATCTCTCTCTCAAAAGTTAGCCATTCTTGGTATTGAGACGGTCGGCGATCTGATACGCCACTTCCCTCGTCGATATAATGACTTTTCGCACATTATAAAGATTAAGGACATTAAGCCTGGTCCGGTCACTATTTTGTGCAAAGTGGTCAAGATAACAGCCAGGTATGCCCGACGTGGTCTTCATATAACTGACGTGATCGTCGAAGACGGAACAGGCGAGCTAAGGGTTGTTTGGTTTAATCAGCCGTATCGCGAAGCGCATTTAAAAGCTGGTGGAAAGTTCTATATGTCCGGCACATTTGATCTCCAGCGTGACAGATATATTCTGCAAAACCCGGCCGTAGAACAGGTTAGTAACTTCTCCAAGAACACCGCTCGAATTGTGCCGATCTATCCTGAAACAAAAGGTCTCAAGTCCAACCAGATTCGGCAACTTATCTTTCTCCTGCTGCCGTATATAAAGGAGCTACCCGAAACTCTTCCTGCCTCAGTGGTAAAAAGTAACCAGCTGCTGAGCTACAGCGAGGCCATGACACAGATTCACTTTCCAGAGAGCGATACGCTGCTGGCCCGTGCTAAGGAGCGACTCGGATTTGAAGAACTCTTTGAGCTTCTGCTTGCCAGCCAACTTAATAAACAGGATCGTGCCTCTAACCCCAGTTGGGCGATCGAATATCGTCAGAATGCAGCCGATACGTTCATTAATCAGCTAAGCTTCACCCTGACTGACGCTCAAAGGCTTGCAGCCTGGGAGATCCTCCAAGATATCAGCAAGAATCAGCCGATGAACCGACTCTTACAGGGTGACGTTGGGGCCGGCAAGACAGTAGTGGCAGCGTTGGCGGCCTTTATGGCTCACAGCAACAACCTTCAGGCGGCCTTTATGGCCCCGACGGAAGTGTTGGCCGCCCAACATGCCGATACGTTGCAGAGACTCTTAAATGAGACTGGGGTTGAGGTCGGGTTGTTGGTCGGAAGCGTTAAGAAGAAGCCACGCGAAGAGTTACTTAAACGACTTAGATCAGGTGATATCGATATCGTCGTCGGAACTCACGCACTTATTCAGAATGGCGTTGACTTCGCCAAACTGGGTCTCATCGTTGTCGATGAGCAGCACCGTTTTGGTGTTGACCAGCGTAAGGTACTGCTGGCCAAAGGATCTAATATGCCACATATCTTATCAATGACCGCCACGCCGATTCCACGTAGTCTTATGCTGACTGTTTATGGGGAGCTTGATGTCTCTATCATAAAGACGCCTCCAGCAAACAGAAAGCCGGTCATTACTAAGATCATCCAGCCCACAAACAGAGCGAAGGCTTATCAGATGATCGAGGACGAATTAGCTAAGGGCCACCAAGCCTATATTATCTGTCCACTCGTCAGTGAATCAGACGTGCTTGGTTTTACGAGTGTTGAGGAGGAGTATGCAAAGCTGACGAAGGAGAAGATCTTTAAAGATCGACAGATTGGCAAGCTCCACGGTAAGCTCTCCTCGCAAGAGAAAGACGATGTCATGTCCCAATTTAAAGTCGCTAGATTCGATATTCTTGTCGCGACGACCGTCGTTGAGGTGGGCGTCGACGTGCCAAACGCAACCATTATGCTCATTGAGGGCGCCGATCGCTTTGGACTTGCCCAACTACACCAACTCCGAGGTCGCGTTGGTCGAAGTGACGCGCAGTCATACTGCGTACTGATCCCTTCATCAGTTAAGGCCTCTTCAAAACGTCTCCAAGAGCTAGCCAACTCCAATGACGGTTTCTATCTGGCCGAGCGGGACCTCGAACTTCGCGGCCCCGGTGAGCTATACGGCTACAGGCAACACGGAACCATCGATCTCAGGATCGCCCGCATGACCGATACTCGCTTCCTGTACCTTGTCCAGCAAGCAGTCGAGAAGTTTTTGGCGACCAAACCTGATCTGTTACAATATCCTCAGTTGAGGCAGCGCGTGGAGTATCTTCGCCGCCTTACAGTGCTTAATTAGACACAGATGTACTCTGGAACAACACTACGAAACGCTTCTGGCAACATCGCCGGGACACATCAGAAGATTGACCGCAGCGCTCGGCAGATTCTTAGTACACTGTTACCAGGCGAGGTCTTTCCATCGATCCAACTTATCATTCACTTTGAAGGCAACAATGGGCCAGATGGCGTCAAACTTAAATCTCCAGCCCAAGATGAGCCCTGGCACTACTATGAGCCAAGCGGCAAGAACAATAAGCCATTCCTTGATCTGGTCAGACACCACTACAAAAGTCTAGTTGAGCAGCTCCACGACAACGACATGGAGAGTGCCGCCTTTCAAGCCTCTTGGTTGGCTCATGCGCTTGTTGACGGCCTGACCCCGGCTCACCACTACCCGTACGAACAAGAGTTAATCAAGCTCCGCGGTGAAGGTATTGAGACGCGTACCAGCGTTAAGGACAAGCTATTTATAGGTGGTGAGTCGACTTTCGATACGCTAGCTCGAAACTGGAAGATGTGGGGTGCAAAAGGTTTAATGACGACTCATGGCTCGTTTGAGATCGGGGTAGCAATGATTATCGCCGGCAGACGGTTTAAGCTGTTAGCAACCCCGACTGAAGAAGAGTTAAAGATTGCTAAGAAAAGAGGTATCGTTCCACTCTTTATTGACGCGGCCAATGAGATTGACAGTCTCCAGATGTACCAGAACCACTACAGATTTGGCTGGAATGCAAAGCTGATTAAACAAGTGCGTCGGGATCTTATCCCTGTAATCGTCAAAATCGTTGTCATCGCCTGGTATCTTGCCATCTTGGAGAGCAAGCGTGCGACTTAAGATCATCAGTGGCACACTCGGCGGACGATTCATCCAAGCTCCTTCTGGTCACGTTACTCACCCGATGAGTGAGCGGGCTAGAGGAGGCATGTTCAACTCACTCGGCAATCTTACCGGGAAGACATTACTTGATCCGTATGCCGGGAGTGGTGCGGTCAGCTTTGAGGCTATCAGCCGCGGAGCCGAATTTGCCATCATGATAGAACGTGATCGAAGAGCTCAAGAGACAATTCTTCGCAATATCGAGTCATTGGATGTTGCTGATAAGGTCAAACTCATTAAGGCCGATTGTCGAGCATGGAGCAGACGAAACGAGGATCAAACCTTCGATATTATCGTTCTTGAACAACCATACGGGGCGATTGACTTATCCACAGCTGGACTGCTCGTCAAACATTTAAAAAGCACAGGCATTATGATATTATCGCACCCAGGTAGGGAGTCATCGTTGACCGTTAATGGAGTTGTTGTGGTGGACAAGATGCGTTACGGAGATGCGGCGTTGGCTTTCTACCGCAAAGAGCCCTCCAAAATCTGAGGTGCTCTTTTTTCTGTTGTAATTTCAGCATTTTTGCTAACTGAGTATCGAAGTATAATGTGGCGCAGACCATCTTCGCGCGGGTGGTGGAATTGGTATACACGCGACACTTAAAATGTCGTGCCCAAAAGGCTTGTGGGTTCGAGTCCCACCCCGCGCACCATATTTCATCAGTGAGTTCAGATTATGCTAGGTATTACAATTGAACGACGCAAAGATATCGGCGAGCAATGGCAGCCAACGCGCTTTCGCAGACACGAGGTACGTCACCCAGTTGGCTACGGGGTAACGATGGCATTGATTTTTGCCGGTGCACTCACCGGTGCTTTCTTGAGTGGGGGGCCGAGCAGTCGCCCCTCACTCGAAACAGTCGTTGAATCGGGCACAGTAAGTTGCGGTGCTCAGCAGCTTGCTGGTATATACGCAGTGGGCAAGTTCGTCCACCTAGACGAGAGAGACGGTGGTAGAATAGGACTCTTCCAGTTCCCCGTGACCACTCCGACAAGCGTACACCAGCGCAACGTCATAGCGCGAATAGGCTGTTTCAGAGCAGGTGGAGGTCGCTGGGGTATAACCGATCAGATCAGTCTGCCGTTGACAACCCAAAGCTTAAGCCTTGTCTGTGATGAAGATAGGTCAGCCCCGCGGATCGCCCAGAGACCTGGCAGTTGCCAGGAGAGTCTGGCCGCCTGATCACCGCAGACAAATCTCAAGACTATAGTATAATGTTCAACAGATTGAAGAACGTATTTATGATGCCTGCCGCAACCACCATTTACAGACGTCGCAACCCTTACATGAGAAGGCTCAAAGCCATGTGGGTCGTTAGTGTATGGTGCCATACCGAGTTATAGAATCAAACCTTCATATCATCTATTAAGTGAGCATTAACAACTATGGCAGCACTATCTACACAACCATACAAAGGCACTCGGGACTTCTACCCCGAGGACATGCGCATTCAAAACTACGTATACGACACTTGGCGCAAAGTCTCTGAAAGCTTCGGCTATGAAGAGTATGATGCGCCACTCATAGAACCGATCGAGCTCTATACCGCTAAGTCGGGACAGGAGATCGTCAACGAACAGACCTATACTTTTACGGACCGCGGCGGACGGCAGGTCTGCATCAGGCCTGAGATGACCCCGACAGTCAGCCGTATGGTGGCCGGTCGGCGCCAAGACTTAGCTTTCCCAATCCGTTGGTACTCGATTCCCAACCTCTGGCGCTACGAACGACCCCAGAAAGGGCGGCTGCGTGAGCACTGGCAACTTAATGTTGACTTGTTCGGCGTTGATACGGTTGATGCCGAGTTAGAGATCATCTCGGTAGCCGATCGCTTGATGCAGGCATTTGGCGCGACACGTAAGATGTACACCATCAAGATTAATAGTCGCCTGCTTGTAAACACAATGATGGGGAGCTATCTTGGGCTCGATGTCATTCAATCACAGCTGATGATCAAGCTGTTCGACCGCAAGGATAAGATTGATATCAACGAGTTCAGCCGCCAGGCAGCTGAGATCTTTGACGACCAGCAGCGGAGTGAGGGACTACGCAAAATAGCTGCACTCCTGAGTGCTACAACCATGGCGGAACTACCGAAGGAGCTCCAAGAGACAACGGCTATGCAGGAGGTCCAGACGCTCTTCAGCCTACTTCGTGAACATGGGATCACGAATGCCACATTCGATATCACTCTCATGCGCGGCTTTGACTACTATACTGATATTGTCTTTGAGGTCTACGATATTGACCCAGAAAACAGCCGGTCCCTGTTCGGTGGTGGTCGCTACGACGGCCTTGTCGGTCTGTTCGGTGTTGAACCAGTTCCGGTGGTTGGTTTTGGTAAAGGGGACGTCACGATTCTCGACTTCCTCAAAACCCACAAACTACTCCCTAAGCTCCCATCATCCACTGAAATCTACATGATCGTTCTTGGAGATGTCATGAAAGAAGCTCAGGCAGTCGCCAAGCAGCTTCGTGAAGAGGACGTCAATGTAGCCGTCGATATAACCAGACGCAAACTCGATAAACAGATAAAGACAGCCGTTAAGCAACAGATCCCATACATTCTCTTTATCGGTAAACAGGAGCTTGAGGATGAGCTCTTTACTCTTAAGCACGTTGCTACGGGCGAAGAAGAGAAAGTGGCGCTTGAGCGAGTAGTCAGCAGCGTTAAGGACTACCGGACTGACGAATAGTTAGTTTTGGAAAAGGGCAAGGTGAAGCTATACTAGGCAAGATATGAAATACACGGTTACAAAACTCTCCCCAACTATGATCAAAGTGGCAGTCGAGCTCGACGCCAAAGAGATCAGCCCAGTCAAAGATGCCACCCTTAAGTCCGCCACTTCTACAATGAAGATACCCGGCTTCAGACCCGGCAAGATCCCAGCGAAAGTGGCCGAACAGCATATTAATAGAGCCACCTTTGATGCGCAAGTTGCTGAAGCCGCAGTCCAAAAATACTACACACCGGCTATGGTGGAGTCGAAAGCTCGCCCACTAGCACAACCGAAGGTAGAAGTGACAAAGTTCGAGCCATACAAGCTCTTAAACTTCACCATAGAAGTTGAAGTTGTCCCTGACATCACACTTCCCGACTACCGAAAGATAAGAAAAGAAGTACCGAAAGTAACCGTCAAACAGGCTGACGTCGATGAAGTTATCGAGCGTCTACGTACTCAGCTCGCGGAAAAAGAAGAGGTCAAACGAGCGGCTAAAGACGGGGATGAGGTGACCATCGATTTCAGCGGCACGGACATCGCCGGTGCCCCTGTCAGTGGAGCGAGCGGAACAGACTATCCGCTGAAGCTGGGCTCGCATACGTTTATCCCAGGTTTTGAAGAAGCGCTAGTCGGTCTTAAAGTTGGCGACCAGAAAGAGTTCACTCTCACGTTTCCTAAAGATTATGGTGTAGCCGCTTTGGCTGGTCAGAACGTCACATTTTCTGTGACTGTCAAAAAAGTAACAGCCATGAAACTGGCCGATGCCAACGATGAATTTGCTAAGAAAGTTGGCCAGTTCAAGACCATCAAAGAACTCAAAGATGACATCAAGAAAGAGTTGCATGACCAGCGCGAGGAGGAGGCTCGCAACAAGCTCAAGAGCGATCTGATCGAAGAGATTGTCTCCAAGAGCAAGGTGCCGCTTCCAGCAACACTCATCTCTGAACAGGAGGCAACCGTTCGTCATGACGTATTACAGAACCTGACATACCGCGGACAGACCCTGAATGATTACCTGGCCCAAACAAAACAGACCGAAGACCAATGGATGCAGAGCGAGATCCATGGTCAAGCAGAAAAACGGGTCGTCACCGGGCTGGTCCTGGCCAAGCTTGCCAAGGATGAGGAAATCGATGTCTCCCAGGAAGAGCTTGCAGCCGAGATTGAAACAATTAAACAGAGATATACAGATCCCCAAATGCGCGCCCAATTAGATACTGAGGATGCCAAGCGCCAGGTTCTCAATCAGATCGTTACCACCAAGACGCTTAACAAGCTCTACGATCTGGCCACAGGTGCTGCGCAAACCAAGAAGCCTACAACTAAGACAGCGAAGAAAAAGAGTCCAGCCAAGAAATAGCCGTTCAGGCTTGCTAGCCGTGCGACGGAGGACGAGGTGTGCCTCTATCGTGCTTGCGATCCGGTGGTGCTTCGAGGGAACGAACGATATGTCTATCTGGATGATCTGCGAACCTGTCGAGCAGGAACCTCCGAGCCCCTCGTCTTCTAGCATCTCGTATCGACCAGATACCACCAAACTCAAGTACCGCAAAGACACCAAGCTCGATGACACCCGTGTCGGTTTGGTGATTAGAACGACCGTAAAGTTCGCTCGATAGGCGTGCTTGTTGTCGAGTCGAAAACGGAGCACGATAGGTGTGGCCGCCAACTGTTACGGGCGGGCTGTCACTACTCATATTCGATGCAGCTTCGTATGAAGTCTGTTGGGCAATAAAACTGGTACCCGCTTCAAACGCCGAGGTAAAGCCGGCGATAATGGCAATACCTGCTAGGGCAGTTCTGACTGGCGCACGTGAGACGTACTCAAACGGGAATGCGCTCTCCATGAAAGAGGCAACTCGTCTGAGGCCGGTCTTTCTGGCTCTATACATAAAATTATTTTATAATATGATATAACCTCTGTCAACGCAGGCAGGATCATCACGATTTAGCACTCTTGACTGACGAGTGCTAAAGCCTTACTATAGTTGTATATGACAGACGTATCAAACAGCATTCTCGTACCTACGGTTATCGAAAAGACCCATATGGGGGAACGTGCCTACGACATATATTCACGGCTTCTTAAGGACCGAATCATCTTCTTGGGAACAGAGGTTAACTCAACAACCGCCAACCTTATAATCGCTCAGTTACTCTTCCTCCAAGCAGAGGATGCAAAGAAGGACATCTTCTTCTATATCAACAGCCCCGGTGGTGTTGTCTACGACTGTCTTGCTATCTACGACACCATGAACTACATCAAGCCTGACGTACAGACAATCTGCACCGGCATGGCAGCCAGCGCCGCAGCCATCCTGCTTGCCTCAGGTAAGAAAGGTAAGCGTTTCGCTCTGCCGCACAGCAAAATCATGATTCACCAGCCACATGGCGGCACTCAAGGTAAGATCACCGATCAGGAGATCGATCTCAGAGAAGCTCTAAACCTGAAAGCTCTCATTGAAGGGATCATGGTCAAAAATACCGGCCAGAAACAGTCGAGGCTTCATGAAGATATGGAACGAGACTTCTACATGACGGCTGATGAAGCCAAAAAGTATGGCATCGTTGACGATGTCATTGAGCACGCCTAAGAGAGGAGGAGTGCGACGGTAACAGTTTAAGCAGCTTGTACTGTTTCTGCAGGACGTAGATGCGCAATTGTCACTGTGATACCCTCGCCGCTCTCTGGATGTGCAGTGTCACGCTCGATTGACAGTTCGTCACGTCCATTGATGCGTCCATCGTAAACGAGTGCGTAGTGGTCGGAGTCAAAAGTAACCCGTGTTCTCTCTTCAGGCCTGCTACTTCCTTGCGCAAACGGGTCGACGTGCAATACGTCCCCATCAGAACCCACGACGACATACTGGCCATCAGGAGCGCGTGCAATGTAGCGTCTAGATTGCTCCGCATCCCCTTCCGATGGTCCAGTGAGGACTGCTAACACATCTGCTTCATAGCCTTCCTCGCCTTCTGGTATGAATAGATGTGTAATCGGAACACGCTCTGACATATTAGTATACGTACGAACGCCAAGCTCGGCTGTCACTGGCTCCGTGGCTACCTCATGTTGTCCGCCGATACGCACTGCCGAACCGCCCACATACGCCTGAAGCCCGGCTTGCGATGAGGATCTAGTATGTGGTTCCTCAACGCCATCTGTGGCTGCATTCTCTTGATCGTTTGACATATTTTTGTTTTCCACTTATTCATAATCAGTATGTCACACCGCCCCAGACTTAGTCTATATTGTTTTTAGTGTATAATTGACGTACTGTCAACCTAATGATTTGTGAGTAAGGCCATGAAGCTGCCTGAGTTTGACATCCCCCTAACCAATCCCCGAGTTAACTGGGCCGTTGCGACTATTACAGCCGGGATTATTGCGTTCGGGTTCTTTCACGCATCCTCCGAGCAAAATGCCCAAGCCCTTCGAGACACGGGATATGTTGCGATGGATACGGGTGGCGCACAGAGTGGCGATAGCCAGCTAGGTCAACTTCGCTCACGAGCCGAACATGCCGCTGAGTCGGGTGATTACCGTCGAGCCTATGACATCATGTCTCGAGCTACAGGGATCGCTATCTCCGCATTGGGCTCCGAATCGAACACTGCCGCAGATGCTTCGGCGGCCGTTAGTGCCGAAAACGCATCAAAAGAAGATACAGACGTCGTATGGATTGCGACTGCCAGTGGTCTGTTCTCGCTCGCCATGGAAGGTCTCGTCTGGACACCCGGCTACCGAGAAGCTGCTGAGCGCCGCAAAAGACGGCGCAGTCGTTAGCCGACTCGGCCCACAGGTGTCGTTCGGCGACTTGCAAGAGCGACTAACGCATCGTGGCCAATCTGAACAGTCGCGTTATCGATACTTGAGAGCATCACTCGTGCAGTTAATTCAGGATCGAGTGTAGGTAACCCAGCGAAGTCTACTTGATGTCCAGAAGCTCTCTCGAACTCAAGTGGGCGTCCGGCATTATCAAGCGTAGTGGTTATAAAGAGCCCATGTGCGCCCAACCTTCCCGTCGCCAGTCGGCGATGACTCCATTCATCGTGACCAAGCTCGAGTTCGTGACCCGATGGATAGATACCTGTAGGCGTCTTACCCAACTGTCCGACGAGTGCAAACATAGCATCATCAGTCACTAACAGATCAAGCGTCGGTGTTGTTCTTAAAAGACCCGCTGCCCACAGGCCAGCTTTTCCAACCAGGATAAACTCTCCACTGTGTGGCGGTCGGAGCAGACCAAGGTAATCAAGTTCTCGAGTAACCAGTTGGGCATGCTCTAGAGGAGACAATCTTTCTGGATCTACAATGACGTCTGCCATGAGATAACAATATATTAACTGTTCTTGTTAGCCGCCGTTGAAACATTGCCTATCACGAAGTGGACGATAATCTGAGCGAATAGGACGATGATCAGCCCAACGACCGCGTAGATTATGGTGTTCTTGGCGTTGCCTAGCTGTCCCGAATCGCCACCTGAGACGATGTAGCGAAACCCGCCGATTATGATCATGACGACTGAGACCGCGCCGATTAGGAAAGAGAGGATGGTCAGGGCGCTCTTTACGACAGAGTCGATCCCAGTGTTTGTGGTGTCTTGGCAGTCATTTGTACCTGAAGAGATGACTCCGTTACATACTCCATTCTGGACTGGATTTTTAGAGTTTTTCAGGTCAGCGGCGTGAGTAGTCAGCGCAGGCACTAGCGACACAGCGAAAAGAGACAAAAAGGTTACAGCTATTACAGCCAGGTGGGTATCGATAGTCTGTAGTATTTTCATGATTGGTTTTTATTTTTCACTCCTTATGCCTGGGATTATACAATGCTTTTGCTAATCAACCTATAACTAATTCCATATTTGATCTAAAACATCCTTGACACTTACCAACAGACCGTGAATAATAGAGTATTAAGAAGTAGTGTAAGCTGAGGCTAGGTGTATATCTTTGAATGTATATCCAATGGGGTAGCTTCGCTTGGAAGAACTTCGGCGCAGTTCTTTTTTGTGCGCGTTGTAACTCTGGGTCAGTGAGTTAACGCGCCGTTTTGGCCCCAACACATATTAATTTGCGGGAGGAGTCACTCTGCATGCCCACTAGTACGGCTTTAAAGCGCAAAACTTTTACAAAAATAGATGACGCGATTGCTTTGCCAAACTTGATCGCTCATCAGCTCAGCTCATTCCAATGGTTTGTAGAAGAAGGATTAGGCGAAATCTTTGCTGAGATCAACCCAATCGATGACTACACCGGGACCAAACTAGCCCTACGATTTAAAGAGTATCGTTTTGGCGAGCCAAAACTAAGCGAACGTGAAGCTCGCGAGAACAATACAAACTTTGAGGCACCCCTCAAAGCCATTCTCGAGCTAACCAACAAAGTCACCGGTGAGGTTAAAGAGCAAGAGATCTATCTTGGTGAATATCCATGGATGACAGAACGAGGAACGTTCGTTATCAACGGTGCTGAGCGCGTGGTCGTCAACCAGCTCATCCGCTCTTCGGGTGTTTTCTTTACGGCAGATACTATTGGAAACCGCTCTTTCTATGGCGCTAAGCTCATTCCTGGGCGAGGTGCCTGGCTCGAGTTTGAAACCTCAGCTAACGGAGCACTCTACGTAAAGATTGACCGTCGTCGTAAGATCCCCGTCACGACATTCTTGCGCGCCCTCGGCTACTCAACCAATGCCCAGATCAAAGATCTCTTCAAACACGTTGACACCGGCCCTTTGAACTACATCGACGCAACCCTTGAAAAGGATCCGACCCATGGTCAGAATGACTCCCTGATCGAGGTATATCGCCGTCTGCGGCCAGGCGATTTGGCTACCGTAGACAACGCTCGTGGGCTTCTGGAGAATATGTTCTTTACCTTTAAGCGTTATGACGTCAGCCGCGTCGGCCGCTACAAGATCAACCAGCGACTAGATATTAAAGTATCTAACACGGTCGAAAACCGCGTTCTCAGACTTGAAGATCTAACTGCCATTATCGCCGAACTGATCCGCCTGAATAACACCCAGGAAGCACCGGACGACATTGATGCCTTACACAACCGCCGCGTTAAGCAGGTCGGTGAACTTGTTCAGCGCCAATTCCGTATCGGTATGCTCAGAATGGAGCGAAACGCAAAAGATCGCATGTCGATGAGCGACATCGAAACTGTTACTCCAACCCAGCTAATCAATGCTCGCCCAATTGTCGCTGCTGTCCGCGAATTCTTCGCCAGCAGTCAGCTAAGTCAGTTTATGGATCAGACCAACCCGCTCTCCGAGCTTTCCCACAAGCGACGCCTCAGTTCAATGGGTCCCGGTGGTCTAAGCCGTGAGCGTGCAGGTTTCGACGTCCGCGATGCTCACGCTACTCACTATGGGCGTCTTTGTACTGTTGAGACACCAGAAGGCCCGAACATCGGCCTGGTACTCAACCTTGCAAGTTATGCCCGTATTAACGAGTACGGTTTCTTGGAGACTCCATATAGAAAGGTTATCAACGCAGTCACCGCCAAAGACGCTGAAGGACATGTACTTCGTCAAGGCGTTACCGATGACAAGGGCAAGGTCATCTTTAAGAAAGGTACCAAGATCACCAAGGAGATTGCCGCTAAGCTCGCCAAGCTTGACCGTGTCACTTTCCCAGTAAAGGCAGTGGTGTCTAACAAAGTAATCTACTTAGACGCTGCGACTGAATCACAGGAGATTATTGCCGAAGCTGGAAGCTCAGTCGATGAGAACGGTCACTTTACGAGTGACCGTATTAGTGCCCGAATCAACTCCATCCCAGGTGAGATCGATGCTGATGAGGTAACCTACCTCGATGCAGCTCGTAAACAGATTCTAGGAGCTACCGCTTCGTTGATTCCATTCATCGAGAAGAACCGTGTCGACCGCAGCCTGACAGGTGCAAACATGCAGAAGCAGGCTGTCCCGCTAATTCGAACGACGTCTGCGACCGTCGGCACCGGCATGGAAGCCGATATCGCTCAGAACA includes:
- the rpoB gene encoding DNA-directed RNA polymerase subunit beta; the protein is MPTSTALKRKTFTKIDDAIALPNLIAHQLSSFQWFVEEGLGEIFAEINPIDDYTGTKLALRFKEYRFGEPKLSEREARENNTNFEAPLKAILELTNKVTGEVKEQEIYLGEYPWMTERGTFVINGAERVVVNQLIRSSGVFFTADTIGNRSFYGAKLIPGRGAWLEFETSANGALYVKIDRRRKIPVTTFLRALGYSTNAQIKDLFKHVDTGPLNYIDATLEKDPTHGQNDSLIEVYRRLRPGDLATVDNARGLLENMFFTFKRYDVSRVGRYKINQRLDIKVSNTVENRVLRLEDLTAIIAELIRLNNTQEAPDDIDALHNRRVKQVGELVQRQFRIGMLRMERNAKDRMSMSDIETVTPTQLINARPIVAAVREFFASSQLSQFMDQTNPLSELSHKRRLSSMGPGGLSRERAGFDVRDAHATHYGRLCTVETPEGPNIGLVLNLASYARINEYGFLETPYRKVINAVTAKDAEGHVLRQGVTDDKGKVIFKKGTKITKEIAAKLAKLDRVTFPVKAVVSNKVIYLDAATESQEIIAEAGSSVDENGHFTSDRISARINSIPGEIDADEVTYLDAARKQILGATASLIPFIEKNRVDRSLTGANMQKQAVPLIRTTSATVGTGMEADIAQNTGQLIVAEGDGEVVKAEGNEVQVKYGPKDVKIYQPQHFVRTNEGSSCNQKVVVNRGDKVKKGDVLIEGMSIADGELALGRDFVVAFMPWGGYNMDDSIILSDRIVREDELTSIHIVDFMVEVRETKLGPEIVTRDIPNVSEEALRHLDENGIVRIGAEVHAGDILVGKITPKGEQELSSEERLLRAIFGEKAKDVRDTSQRMPNGKHGKVVGVKVFSRENGHELKAGVLMQVQVFVAQMRKISVGDKLAGRHGNKGVVARILPEADMPFTEDGTPVDVILNPLGVPSRMNLGQLFETHLGMAARALGYKVVTPPFNGVPISTIQDELKKAGFSEDGKMPLIDGRTGEYFKERTAVGVMHMIKLHHMVDDKIHARSIGPYTMVTQQPLGGKAQNGGQRFGEMEVWALEAYGAASTLQEMLTIKSDDVFGRSKAYESIIKGDIISGPKVPESFNVLVKELQGLGLRVDLIASKKKEVDAEEILRDAVADAAANTPEIKPDISSIDVSDESVVNEFDAVKVADELETPVSGDVPDMPVHDDSGGGDDDAAVVDDVINDEDDLVNDDLQDEGEGAHNE